A single genomic interval of Catalinimonas alkaloidigena harbors:
- a CDS encoding recombinase family protein, whose translation MLIGYARVSTVDQNLNLQKDALEKAGCERIFEDTISGARAERPGLAKLKEQLRSGDTLVVWRLDRLGRTLRNLIEWVTWLESEGIAFKSLQESIDTTTSGGKLIFHMFGALAEFERNLIRERTQAGLLSARARGRMGGRPPSLDKKKQKLLVKLYHDKDHSITEILEMFHISKSTLYKIVRENPPEITANIPHQ comes from the coding sequence ATGCTTATTGGATATGCAAGAGTCTCCACCGTGGATCAAAATCTCAACCTGCAAAAAGATGCTTTAGAAAAAGCAGGGTGCGAACGCATCTTTGAAGATACCATTTCCGGTGCCAGAGCAGAACGACCAGGGCTGGCTAAGTTGAAGGAGCAACTTAGGTCGGGAGATACTTTGGTAGTTTGGAGGTTGGACCGTCTCGGAAGGACCTTACGGAATCTTATTGAGTGGGTCACATGGTTAGAAAGTGAAGGTATCGCATTTAAGAGTTTACAGGAATCTATTGATACCACTACTTCAGGAGGGAAACTCATCTTCCACATGTTCGGAGCTCTTGCAGAGTTTGAAAGAAACTTGATCCGAGAAAGAACTCAGGCTGGCTTATTGTCTGCAAGAGCCAGAGGCAGAATGGGTGGCCGCCCTCCTTCCCTGGATAAAAAGAAACAGAAGTTATTGGTTAAGCTCTATCATGATAAAGATCACAGCATTACTGAGATCCTGGAGATGTTCCATATCTCCAAGTCTACACTCTATAAAATCGTGCGTGAAAACCCACCTGAAATCACTGCAAATATTCCTCATCAGTAA
- a CDS encoding cupin domain-containing protein: MIKIKNLALTVLASTMIACSNTDDQDATNLHKQADDLLYPKGEKITNNNFIGNAWLTGLVTADSVNKNAVGSVTFEAGARTNWHIHPAGQIILATGGVGYYQEKGSPKRTLEKGDVVKCPPNVPHWHGASADQAFIQIAITGRQNGPTEWLEVVTDEEYLQ, translated from the coding sequence ATGATTAAGATAAAGAATTTGGCGCTGACAGTTTTAGCCAGTACTATGATTGCCTGTAGTAATACTGATGATCAGGACGCAACCAACCTTCATAAGCAAGCCGATGATTTGCTTTACCCCAAAGGCGAAAAAATCACCAACAACAACTTTATAGGCAATGCCTGGCTGACCGGGCTAGTTACGGCGGATAGCGTCAATAAAAATGCGGTGGGCAGTGTTACCTTTGAAGCAGGGGCAAGGACGAACTGGCATATACATCCGGCAGGACAGATTATACTGGCTACCGGAGGCGTGGGCTACTATCAGGAGAAAGGCAGTCCGAAACGAACCCTTGAAAAAGGAGATGTGGTAAAGTGTCCACCCAATGTCCCCCACTGGCATGGGGCAAGTGCGGATCAGGCGTTTATTCAAATCGCAATTACCGGCAGGCAAAATGGTCCTACTGAATGGTTAGAAGTAGTTACTGATGAGGAATATTTGCAGTGA
- a CDS encoding carboxymuconolactone decarboxylase family protein — protein sequence MKIIKFLALFIFQLSDTTSILAQTKENADSGLNVKEQSIVTIAAFTALGNLEQLQGALNSGLDAGLTINESKEVLVHLYAYCGFPRSIRGLQTMMTVVEDRQTRGIKDEVGREVALQDEGEDKYEKGKKVLEELVGQPLDGPKKGYAAFSPIIEVFLKEHLFADIFGRDILTYTQREIATLSALLSMGGVEPMAQGHMGIALNIGITETQLEDLLSVIEENVGKARGRCGQRSTV from the coding sequence ATGAAGATTATCAAATTCCTGGCCTTATTTATATTTCAACTCAGCGATACCACAAGTATTCTCGCACAGACCAAGGAGAATGCCGATTCGGGATTAAACGTCAAAGAACAGTCCATTGTGACCATTGCTGCTTTCACCGCTCTTGGTAATCTGGAGCAACTGCAAGGAGCCTTGAATAGTGGGTTGGATGCTGGTCTGACGATCAATGAAAGCAAGGAAGTACTGGTGCATCTGTATGCCTATTGTGGTTTTCCCCGCAGCATCCGCGGACTGCAAACTATGATGACAGTCGTGGAAGATCGGCAGACCAGAGGCATCAAAGATGAAGTAGGCCGGGAAGTAGCACTCCAGGACGAGGGCGAAGACAAATATGAGAAAGGTAAAAAGGTGTTGGAAGAACTCGTCGGTCAGCCACTAGACGGGCCAAAGAAGGGTTATGCTGCTTTCAGCCCTATCATTGAGGTATTCTTGAAAGAACATTTGTTTGCCGATATTTTTGGCCGGGATATTCTTACTTACACACAGCGGGAGATTGCAACCCTATCAGCCCTGCTAAGTATGGGAGGCGTAGAACCGATGGCACAAGGCCATATGGGCATCGCATTAAATATTGGCATCACAGAAACTCAACTTGAGGATCTTCTATCTGTAATTGAAGAGAATGTAGGCAAGGCCAGAGGCAGATGTGGGCAGAGAAGTACTGTCTGA